A portion of the Phaeodactylum tricornutum CCAP 1055/1 chromosome 7, whole genome shotgun sequence genome contains these proteins:
- a CDS encoding predicted protein: PAMFVANHNSWMDIPYLGSTIGWRNYKIIAKKELSKVPALGKAIYLGGHVMVDRTDRKSQLKTLKTGIQYLKDGVHLCTFPEGTRSRTGKVLPFKNGAFKMAYKAGAPIIPLSIVGANKMMPAHWMFPFRSGHGITKVIVHDPI; the protein is encoded by the coding sequence TGGCCAATCACAATTCCTGGATGGATATACCCTACCTGGGCTCCACGATTGGCTGGAGAAACTACAAAATCATTGCAAAAAAAGAACTCAGTAAGGTCCCGGCCCTCGGCAAAGCTATTTACCTCGGTGGGCACGTCATGGTGGATCGTACGGACCGCAAGTCGCAGCTCAAAACTTTGAAAACTGGTATTCAATATCTCAAAGACGGTGTCCATCTATGCACCTTTCCCGAAGGCACTCGCTCTCGTACCGGCAAGGTTCTCCCCTTTAAGAATGGGGCTTTCAAAATGGCCTACAAGGCTGGTGCTCCCATCATCCCGTTGTCCATTGTCGGCGCCAACAAGATGATGCCGGCACACTGGATGTTTCCCTTCCGATCAGGCCACGGCATCACCAAAGTCATCGTCCACGATCCGATT